One Cedecea neteri DNA segment encodes these proteins:
- a CDS encoding CidB/LrgB family autolysis modulator has product MMHFIWWSLPLTLGVFFAARKLAARLKSPLLNPLLVCMVVIIPFLLVTGIPYDHYFKGSEVLNDLLQPAVVALAFPLYEQIHQIRARWKSIITICFIGSMVAMSTGTSIALLMGASPEIAASVLPKSVTTPIAMAVGGGIGGIPAISAVCVIFVGILGAVFGHTLLNMMRINTKASRGLAMGTASHALGTARCAELDFQEGAFSSLALVICGVMTSLIAPFLFPVLLKLFG; this is encoded by the coding sequence ATGATGCACTTTATATGGTGGTCTTTACCGTTAACGCTGGGGGTGTTTTTCGCCGCCCGCAAGCTGGCCGCCCGGCTGAAATCCCCGCTGCTGAACCCGTTGCTGGTTTGCATGGTGGTGATCATTCCTTTTCTGCTGGTGACCGGCATTCCTTACGACCACTATTTTAAAGGCAGCGAAGTGCTCAACGACCTGCTGCAGCCCGCCGTTGTAGCCCTGGCCTTCCCGCTTTATGAGCAAATTCACCAGATCCGCGCCCGCTGGAAATCCATTATCACCATCTGCTTTATTGGCAGTATGGTGGCGATGTCCACCGGCACCTCGATTGCGTTATTGATGGGCGCATCCCCGGAAATTGCCGCCTCGGTTCTGCCGAAATCTGTTACCACGCCAATTGCGATGGCGGTGGGCGGTGGCATTGGTGGTATCCCGGCCATTAGCGCAGTCTGCGTTATCTTCGTCGGTATTCTCGGCGCCGTGTTTGGCCACACGCTGCTGAATATGATGCGTATCAATACCAAAGCCTCACGCGGGCTGGCGATGGGCACAGCTTCACACGCGCTGGGTACGGCGCGCTGCGCGGAGCTGGACTTCCAGGAAGGGGCTTTTAGCTCGCTAGCGTTGGTGATTTGCGGGGTCATGACCTCACTCATCGCCCCGTTTTTATTCCCGGTGCTGCTGAAGCTCTTCGGCTAA
- the mglA gene encoding galactose/methyl galactoside ABC transporter ATP-binding protein MglA: MVDNNSATPTEFLLEMTGINKSFPGVKALDNVNLKVRPHSIHALMGENGAGKSTLLKCLFGIYSKDSGSILFQGKEVNFSSTKEALENGISMVHQELNLVLQRTVMDNMWLGRYPTKGVFVDQDKMYRDTKEIFDELDIDIDPRARVGTLSVSQMQMIEIAKAFSYNAKIVIMDEPTSSLTEKEVNHLFKIIRKLKDRGCGIVYISHKMEEIFQLCDEITILRDGQWIATQPLEGLDMDKIIAMMVGRSLNQRFPDKSNVPGEVILEVRNLTSLRQPSIRDISFDLHKGEILGIAGLVGAKRTDIVETLFGIREKSGGTIKLHGKKINNSSANEAINHGFALVTEERRSTGIYAYLDIGFNSLISNIRNYKNKVGLLDNSRMKSDTQWVIDSMRVKTPGHRTSIGSLSGGNQQKVIIGRWLLTQPEILMLDEPTRGIDVGAKFEIYQLIAELAKKGKGIIIISSEMPELLGITDRILVMSNGLVAGIVDTKTTTQNEILRLASVHL; the protein is encoded by the coding sequence ATGGTCGACAATAACTCAGCTACGCCGACGGAATTTTTGCTGGAAATGACCGGCATTAATAAATCCTTCCCCGGCGTTAAGGCACTGGATAATGTTAATTTAAAAGTACGGCCACACTCTATTCACGCCCTGATGGGTGAAAACGGTGCGGGCAAATCGACATTATTGAAATGCCTTTTTGGGATCTACAGCAAAGATTCCGGCAGTATCCTTTTCCAGGGAAAAGAGGTCAATTTCAGCAGCACCAAAGAGGCGTTGGAAAACGGTATTTCTATGGTGCATCAGGAGCTTAACCTCGTCCTGCAGCGCACCGTGATGGACAACATGTGGCTCGGGCGTTACCCGACCAAAGGCGTGTTTGTCGATCAGGATAAAATGTACCGCGACACCAAAGAGATATTTGACGAGCTGGATATTGATATCGACCCGCGAGCCCGCGTCGGTACGTTGTCCGTTTCTCAAATGCAAATGATTGAAATTGCCAAGGCTTTCTCTTATAACGCCAAAATCGTTATTATGGATGAGCCAACATCTTCGCTGACGGAAAAAGAAGTTAATCATCTTTTTAAAATTATTCGCAAATTAAAAGATCGCGGCTGCGGGATTGTTTATATCTCCCATAAAATGGAAGAGATATTCCAGTTGTGCGATGAAATTACTATTTTGCGCGACGGGCAGTGGATTGCCACCCAGCCGCTGGAAGGGCTGGATATGGACAAAATCATCGCCATGATGGTGGGCCGCTCCCTGAACCAGCGCTTCCCGGACAAATCCAACGTGCCGGGTGAAGTTATCCTCGAAGTACGCAACCTGACCTCGCTGCGCCAGCCGTCGATTCGCGATATCTCCTTTGATTTACATAAAGGTGAAATCCTCGGCATTGCGGGCCTCGTCGGCGCGAAGCGTACCGATATAGTAGAAACGCTATTTGGTATCCGCGAAAAATCTGGCGGCACCATTAAGCTACACGGCAAAAAGATCAACAACAGCAGCGCGAACGAAGCGATTAATCACGGTTTTGCGCTGGTTACCGAAGAGCGCCGCTCTACCGGGATCTACGCCTACCTGGATATCGGCTTTAACTCACTCATTTCCAATATTCGTAACTACAAAAACAAGGTCGGTCTGCTGGATAACTCCCGTATGAAAAGCGATACCCAGTGGGTTATCGACTCCATGCGCGTGAAAACGCCGGGGCACCGCACCTCCATCGGCTCGCTGTCCGGCGGTAATCAGCAGAAGGTGATCATCGGCCGCTGGCTGCTGACTCAGCCGGAAATTCTGATGCTGGATGAACCGACGCGCGGCATTGACGTTGGCGCCAAGTTTGAGATTTACCAGCTGATTGCCGAACTGGCTAAAAAAGGGAAAGGGATCATTATCATTTCGTCCGAGATGCCGGAATTGTTAGGGATTACAGACCGTATTCTGGTGATGAGCAACGGGCTCGTGGCCGGAATTGTAGACACCAAAACAACAACGCAGAACGAAATCTTACGTCTTGCGTCTGTGCACCTGTGA
- a CDS encoding ABC-F family ATPase, which produces MLVSSNVTMQFGSKPLFENISVKFGGGNRYGLIGANGSGKSTFMKILGGDLEPTLGNVSLDPNERIGKLRQDQFAFEKFTVLDTVIMGHGELWEVKQERDRIYALPEMSEEDGYKVADLEVKYGEMDGYTAEARAGELLLGVGIPLEQHYGPMSEVAPGWKLRVLLAQALFSNPDILLLDEPTNNLDIDTIRWLEQTLNERDSTMIIISHDRHFLNMVCTHMADLDYGELRVYPGNYDEYMTAATQARERLLADNAKKKAQIADLQSFVSRFSANASKSRQATSRARQIDKIKLDEVKASSRQNPFIRFEQDKKLFRNALEVEAVTKGFENGPLFKNFNLLLEVGEKIAILGANGVGKSTMLKTLVGELTPENGSVKWSENAQIGYYAQDHEYEFENDLTVFDWMSQWKQEGDDEQAVRSILGRLLFSQDDIKKPAKVLSGGEKGRMLFGKLMMEKPNILIMDEPTNHLDMESIESLNMALEMYQGTLIFVSHDREFVSSLATRVLEITPERVIDFTGGYEDYLRSKGIDG; this is translated from the coding sequence GTGCTTGTATCCAGCAACGTTACCATGCAGTTTGGCAGCAAACCGCTGTTCGAAAATATTTCCGTTAAATTTGGCGGCGGCAACCGTTACGGCCTGATTGGCGCGAACGGAAGCGGCAAATCCACGTTCATGAAAATCCTCGGCGGGGACTTAGAGCCTACGCTTGGCAACGTTTCTCTCGACCCAAACGAGCGCATCGGTAAGCTGCGTCAGGATCAGTTCGCCTTCGAAAAATTTACCGTACTCGACACCGTTATCATGGGCCACGGCGAGCTGTGGGAAGTGAAGCAGGAACGCGACCGCATTTATGCCCTGCCGGAGATGAGCGAAGAAGACGGTTACAAAGTTGCCGACCTCGAAGTGAAATACGGCGAGATGGACGGCTACACCGCAGAAGCGCGTGCCGGTGAATTGCTGCTTGGCGTGGGCATTCCTCTGGAGCAGCACTACGGCCCGATGAGCGAAGTCGCTCCAGGCTGGAAACTGCGTGTGCTGCTGGCGCAGGCGCTGTTCTCTAACCCGGACATCCTGCTGCTTGACGAACCAACGAACAACCTGGACATCGACACCATTCGCTGGCTGGAGCAGACGTTAAACGAACGCGACAGCACCATGATCATTATTTCGCACGACCGTCACTTCCTGAACATGGTCTGCACCCATATGGCCGATCTGGACTACGGCGAGCTGCGCGTTTATCCGGGTAACTACGACGAGTACATGACGGCGGCAACTCAGGCTCGTGAACGCCTGCTGGCGGACAACGCGAAGAAGAAAGCGCAGATTGCTGACCTGCAATCCTTCGTTAGCCGCTTCAGCGCCAACGCCTCCAAATCTCGTCAGGCCACCTCTCGTGCCCGTCAGATTGATAAAATCAAGCTGGACGAAGTGAAGGCCTCCAGCCGTCAGAACCCGTTCATTCGCTTCGAGCAGGACAAGAAACTGTTCCGTAACGCCCTTGAAGTTGAAGCCGTGACCAAAGGGTTTGAGAACGGCCCGCTGTTTAAAAACTTCAACCTGCTGCTGGAAGTAGGCGAGAAAATAGCCATTCTTGGTGCCAACGGCGTGGGTAAATCTACGATGTTGAAAACCCTGGTCGGCGAGCTGACCCCGGAAAACGGCAGCGTGAAGTGGTCTGAGAATGCTCAGATTGGCTACTACGCCCAGGATCACGAATACGAGTTCGAAAACGATCTGACCGTCTTTGACTGGATGAGCCAGTGGAAGCAGGAAGGCGACGACGAACAGGCGGTGCGCAGCATCCTGGGTCGCCTGCTGTTCAGCCAGGACGACATCAAAAAGCCGGCTAAAGTCCTCTCCGGGGGCGAGAAGGGCCGTATGCTGTTCGGCAAGCTGATGATGGAAAAACCAAACATCCTGATCATGGACGAACCGACCAACCACCTGGACATGGAATCCATCGAGTCGCTGAACATGGCGCTGGAGATGTACCAGGGGACGCTGATTTTCGTTTCTCACGACCGTGAGTTTGTTAGCTCGCTGGCAACCCGCGTACTGGAAATTACCCCAGAGCGCGTGATTGATTTCACCGGTGGCTACGAAGATTATCTGCGCAGCAAAGGGATCGACGGGTAA
- a CDS encoding CidA/LrgA family protein, whose product MRNSFTIIWQYLRAFVLIYLCLYAGIFVASLLPIVIPGSIIGMLILFVLLSLQILPAKWVKPSCHLLIRYMALLFVPIGVGVMQYYDVLKAQFGPVVVSCLISTLVVLVIVSWSSHLVHGERKVIGEGEAEKK is encoded by the coding sequence ATGCGTAACTCGTTCACGATAATCTGGCAGTATCTTCGCGCTTTTGTCTTAATTTACCTGTGCTTATATGCCGGTATTTTTGTCGCCTCTTTACTGCCTATCGTCATTCCAGGCAGCATTATCGGCATGCTGATTTTGTTTGTGCTGCTGTCCCTGCAGATCCTGCCGGCGAAGTGGGTAAAACCCAGCTGCCACTTGCTGATTCGCTATATGGCCCTGCTATTCGTGCCTATTGGCGTGGGCGTGATGCAGTATTACGACGTGCTGAAAGCGCAGTTTGGCCCGGTGGTGGTGTCGTGTTTGATCAGTACGCTGGTGGTGCTGGTTATCGTGAGCTGGAGTTCACATCTGGTACACGGCGAAAGAAAAGTCATTGGTGAAGGCGAGGCAGAGAAAAAATGA
- the ldtB gene encoding L,D-transpeptidase has translation MTMKLRSLLLAFVAVASFSASAVTYPLPTNGSRLVGENQVITIPEGSTAPLEEYAAQYQMGLSNMLEANPGIDPYLPKAGTILNIPQQLILPDTVHEGIVINSAEMRLYYYPKGTNTVIVLPIGIGQLGKDTPINWTTKVERKKNGPTWTPTAKMHAEYAAAGTPLPAVVPAGPDNPMGLYALYIGNLYAIHGTNANFGIGLRVSHGCVRLRNEDIKFLFDNVPVGTRVQFIDEPVKATTEPDGSRYIEVHNPLSTTEAQFNSDEIVPIKLTSSVQKVTAQSDVDTTVVDQAIQNRSGMPVRLN, from the coding sequence ATGACTATGAAATTACGCTCGCTTTTACTGGCTTTTGTGGCTGTCGCGTCTTTCTCTGCTTCCGCCGTGACTTATCCGTTACCGACTAACGGCAGCCGCCTGGTTGGTGAAAACCAGGTTATCACTATTCCTGAAGGCAGCACCGCGCCGCTGGAAGAGTATGCCGCACAGTACCAGATGGGTCTGTCTAACATGCTGGAAGCTAACCCAGGGATTGACCCGTACCTGCCAAAAGCCGGTACCATCCTGAACATCCCTCAGCAGCTGATCCTGCCGGACACCGTGCATGAAGGGATTGTGATCAACAGCGCCGAAATGCGCCTCTACTATTACCCGAAAGGCACCAACACCGTGATCGTGCTGCCAATCGGTATCGGCCAGTTGGGGAAAGATACCCCGATCAACTGGACCACCAAGGTAGAGCGTAAGAAAAATGGCCCAACCTGGACCCCTACCGCGAAGATGCATGCGGAATACGCCGCAGCCGGTACGCCGCTGCCAGCCGTTGTTCCCGCTGGCCCGGATAACCCAATGGGTCTGTACGCGCTGTACATCGGTAACCTGTATGCGATTCACGGCACCAACGCCAACTTCGGTATCGGCCTGCGCGTAAGCCACGGCTGCGTGCGTCTGCGCAACGAAGATATCAAGTTCCTGTTCGACAACGTGCCGGTTGGCACCCGCGTTCAGTTCATTGATGAGCCGGTAAAAGCCACCACCGAGCCGGACGGCAGCCGTTACATCGAAGTTCACAACCCGCTCTCTACCACCGAAGCGCAGTTCAACTCCGATGAAATCGTGCCGATTAAACTGACCAGCAGCGTTCAGAAAGTCACTGCTCAGTCCGACGTTGACACCACCGTTGTTGACCAGGCAATTCAGAACCGTTCCGGGATGCCGGTTCGTCTGAACTAA
- the mglC gene encoding galactose/methyl galactoside ABC transporter permease MglC — translation MSALNKKSFLTYLKEGGIYVVLLVLLAIIIFQDPTFLSLLNLSNILTQSSVRIIIALGVAGLIVTQGTDLSAGRQVGLAAVVAATLLQSMDNVNKVFPDMHTMPIPLVLLIVCAVGAVIGLVNGIIIAYLNVTPFITTLGTMIIVYGINSLYYDFVGASPISGFDSHFSTFTQGFIALGSFRLSYITFYALFAVLFVWVLWNKTRFGKNIFAIGGNPEAAKVSGVNVALNLIMIYALSGVFYAFGGMLEAGRIGSATNNLGFMYELDAIAACVVGGVSFSGGVGTVLGVVTGVIIFTVINYGLTYIGVNPYWQYIIKGGIIIFAVALDSLKYARKK, via the coding sequence ATGAGTGCGTTAAATAAAAAGAGTTTTCTAACTTATCTAAAAGAGGGCGGCATCTACGTGGTGCTGCTGGTGCTGCTGGCGATCATTATTTTCCAGGATCCGACTTTCTTGAGTTTGCTTAACCTGAGTAACATCCTGACCCAGTCCTCGGTGCGTATTATCATCGCGCTGGGGGTGGCCGGGCTGATTGTTACCCAGGGGACCGACCTTTCCGCAGGGCGCCAGGTGGGCCTGGCGGCGGTTGTCGCGGCAACGCTGCTGCAGTCGATGGATAACGTCAACAAGGTGTTCCCGGACATGCACACCATGCCGATTCCGCTGGTGCTGCTGATTGTCTGCGCCGTAGGCGCGGTCATCGGTCTGGTGAACGGGATTATTATCGCTTACCTGAACGTGACGCCGTTTATCACTACCCTGGGCACCATGATCATCGTGTACGGGATTAACTCCCTGTATTACGATTTCGTAGGTGCGTCACCGATTTCCGGGTTTGACTCCCATTTCTCCACCTTTACGCAGGGCTTTATCGCGCTGGGCAGTTTCCGCCTGTCGTACATTACGTTCTATGCCCTGTTTGCGGTGCTGTTCGTGTGGGTACTGTGGAACAAAACCCGCTTCGGGAAAAACATCTTCGCTATCGGTGGCAACCCGGAAGCAGCGAAAGTGTCCGGCGTTAACGTGGCGCTGAACCTGATCATGATTTATGCCCTGTCCGGCGTGTTCTATGCCTTTGGCGGGATGCTGGAAGCGGGCCGTATCGGCTCGGCCACCAACAACCTAGGCTTTATGTATGAGCTGGATGCGATTGCGGCCTGCGTGGTGGGCGGCGTGTCGTTCAGCGGCGGGGTAGGGACGGTGCTGGGCGTGGTGACCGGGGTGATCATCTTCACGGTGATCAACTACGGCCTGACCTATATCGGCGTGAACCCTTACTGGCAGTACATCATCAAGGGCGGCATTATTATCTTCGCCGTGGCGCTGGACTCCCTGAAGTACGCGCGTAAGAAATAA
- the sanA gene encoding outer membrane permeability protein SanA yields MLKRVFYSLLIVIGLTLAAALGLDRWISWKTAPYVYDELQDLPYRQVGVVLGTAKYYRTGVINQYYLYRIQGALNAYNSGKVNYLLLSGDNAQQSYNEPMTMRKDLIAGGVDPADIVLDYAGFRTLDSIVRTRKVFDTNDFIIITQRFHCERALFIALHMGIQAQCYAVPSPKNMLTVRTREFAARLGALADLYLFKREPRFLGPLVPIPSQQEVPEDAQAYPAVTPEQLLEIQKKEKK; encoded by the coding sequence ATGTTGAAGCGCGTGTTTTACAGCCTGCTTATTGTTATCGGCTTAACGCTGGCGGCTGCGCTTGGGCTTGACCGCTGGATCAGCTGGAAAACCGCACCCTACGTTTACGATGAACTGCAGGATCTGCCCTATCGCCAGGTAGGTGTGGTGCTCGGCACCGCCAAGTATTACCGCACCGGCGTCATCAATCAGTACTATCTGTACCGCATTCAGGGCGCGCTGAACGCCTATAACAGCGGCAAGGTAAATTACCTGCTGCTAAGCGGTGATAACGCGCAGCAAAGCTACAACGAGCCGATGACCATGCGCAAAGACCTGATTGCCGGCGGCGTTGATCCTGCAGACATCGTGCTGGACTACGCAGGCTTCCGCACGCTGGACTCGATTGTTCGCACCCGTAAAGTCTTTGATACCAACGATTTCATCATTATCACTCAGCGCTTCCACTGCGAGCGTGCGCTGTTTATCGCCCTGCATATGGGGATTCAGGCGCAGTGCTACGCGGTGCCTTCCCCTAAAAATATGCTTACCGTGCGCACCCGCGAATTTGCCGCTCGCCTGGGGGCATTAGCGGATCTCTATCTCTTCAAGCGTGAGCCACGTTTCCTCGGCCCGTTAGTCCCGATCCCATCGCAGCAGGAAGTGCCGGAAGACGCACAGGCCTATCCGGCCGTTACACCGGAACAGCTGCTGGAAATACAGAAAAAAGAGAAGAAGTGA
- a CDS encoding TIM-barrel domain-containing protein, with protein sequence MKTLKNWTLAKQDDSQVILTLDGKHSLHLYVLEDKLFRVLIKRQQGLELNRTWSIAPQQDVPWEGRERESLAGFTLPGFTLEQKSDALIISSESLRVTVHQPLYLEWEYKSEKGEWQPLACDRPTSAYQLNAHGDGVAHYQRRFAGERFYGLGEKAGPLNRTGRRYEMRNLDAMGYNAVSTDPLYKHIPFTITRRDDVSFGLFYDNLSSCWLDLGNEIDNYHKAYRRWQAEAGDLDYYLFLGPRVLDVTKAFVRLTGKTFFGPKWSLGYSGSTMHYTDAPDAQNQLMNFIRLSQQHAIPCDSFQLSSGYTSINNKRYVFNWNYEKVPQPKVMSQAFMAAGIRLAANIKPCLLQDHPRYEEVAKGGLFIKDSEFDAPERSSFWDDEGSHLDFTNPATVKWWQAGVTTQLLEMGIGSTWNDNNEYEVWDGEARCHGFGQPIAIKHIRPVMPLLMMRASMEAQQKFSPEKRPYLISRSGCAGMQRYVQTWSGDNRTSWDTLRYNTRMGVGMSLSGLFNVGHDVGGFSGDKPDAELFVRWVQNGVMHPRFTIHSWNDDHTVNEPWMYPAVTPAIRSAIELRYRLLPYFYTLLWQAHADDEPMLRSTFLDHDHDEKTFDECDEFLLGRDVLVASVVEPGQRERTLWLPANEYGWYDYYSGQWFSGGQTITLPAPLERLPLLVRAGAALPHSERISYVSPQDDTVRELKIYPLQGAGTSHGMLFEDDGESWGYKEGNALWLSWEITCSASEINVAFSRKGDYLPAWREIKLSLPEGEKRRLLVNGVECGVWEL encoded by the coding sequence ATGAAAACACTTAAGAACTGGACGCTCGCAAAACAAGATGACAGTCAGGTTATCCTGACCCTCGACGGCAAGCATTCGCTGCACCTGTATGTGCTGGAAGATAAGCTGTTTCGCGTGCTGATTAAGCGTCAACAGGGCCTGGAGCTGAACCGCACCTGGAGCATCGCCCCGCAGCAGGATGTCCCGTGGGAGGGGCGCGAGCGCGAAAGCCTCGCCGGGTTTACCCTGCCAGGCTTCACGCTGGAACAGAAATCCGATGCTCTCATCATCAGTAGCGAAAGCCTGCGCGTGACCGTGCATCAGCCGCTTTATCTGGAATGGGAATACAAATCCGAAAAGGGCGAATGGCAGCCTCTCGCCTGCGATCGCCCCACCAGCGCTTACCAGCTTAACGCCCACGGTGATGGCGTGGCCCACTATCAGCGGCGCTTTGCCGGCGAGCGCTTTTACGGGCTGGGTGAAAAAGCCGGGCCGCTTAATCGCACCGGCAGACGCTATGAGATGCGTAATCTGGATGCGATGGGCTACAACGCGGTGTCCACCGACCCGCTTTACAAGCATATCCCCTTCACCATTACCCGCCGGGACGACGTCAGCTTCGGCCTGTTCTATGACAACCTGAGCAGCTGCTGGCTGGATCTGGGCAACGAGATAGACAACTATCATAAGGCCTATCGCCGCTGGCAGGCAGAAGCCGGCGATCTGGACTATTACCTGTTTCTCGGCCCGCGCGTGCTGGATGTCACCAAAGCCTTCGTCCGCCTGACCGGGAAAACCTTCTTCGGGCCAAAATGGAGCCTCGGCTACAGCGGCTCAACGATGCATTACACCGACGCGCCGGACGCCCAAAATCAGCTGATGAATTTTATCCGCCTCAGCCAGCAGCACGCGATTCCGTGCGACTCATTCCAGCTTTCATCGGGCTACACCTCGATCAATAACAAGCGCTACGTGTTTAACTGGAACTATGAAAAAGTGCCGCAGCCGAAGGTGATGAGCCAGGCGTTTATGGCGGCCGGGATCCGCCTTGCGGCCAACATCAAACCCTGTCTGCTGCAGGATCATCCGCGCTATGAGGAGGTTGCCAAAGGCGGGCTGTTTATCAAAGATTCGGAATTCGACGCGCCGGAACGCTCCAGCTTCTGGGACGATGAAGGCTCTCATCTGGACTTTACCAACCCGGCCACGGTGAAATGGTGGCAGGCCGGCGTCACCACGCAACTGCTGGAAATGGGCATTGGTTCCACCTGGAACGACAACAACGAGTACGAAGTATGGGACGGGGAAGCGCGCTGTCACGGCTTTGGCCAACCGATAGCCATCAAACATATTCGCCCGGTCATGCCGCTGCTGATGATGCGCGCTTCGATGGAGGCTCAGCAGAAATTTTCCCCGGAAAAACGCCCGTATCTGATTTCCCGTTCCGGCTGCGCCGGGATGCAGCGCTACGTTCAGACGTGGAGCGGTGACAACCGCACCAGTTGGGATACGCTGCGTTACAACACGCGGATGGGCGTAGGCATGAGCCTGTCCGGCCTGTTTAACGTCGGGCATGACGTCGGCGGTTTTTCGGGTGATAAACCCGATGCCGAGCTTTTCGTTCGTTGGGTTCAGAACGGCGTGATGCACCCGCGCTTTACCATCCATTCATGGAATGATGACCACACCGTGAACGAACCGTGGATGTATCCGGCGGTCACTCCGGCCATCCGCAGCGCTATTGAGCTGCGCTATCGCCTGCTGCCCTATTTCTACACGCTGCTGTGGCAGGCACATGCAGATGATGAACCCATGCTGCGGTCGACCTTCCTCGACCATGATCACGATGAAAAAACGTTCGATGAGTGCGATGAGTTCCTGCTGGGTCGGGATGTGCTGGTGGCTAGCGTGGTGGAGCCGGGGCAGCGCGAACGTACTTTATGGCTGCCAGCCAATGAGTATGGCTGGTACGACTATTATTCCGGCCAGTGGTTTAGCGGCGGCCAGACCATCACCCTGCCCGCCCCGCTTGAGCGTTTGCCGCTGCTGGTACGTGCCGGTGCCGCTCTGCCTCACAGCGAGCGTATCAGCTACGTTTCCCCGCAGGACGATACCGTTCGTGAGCTGAAAATTTACCCGCTGCAGGGTGCTGGGACGTCCCACGGCATGCTGTTTGAGGATGACGGAGAATCCTGGGGTTATAAAGAAGGCAACGCGCTCTGGCTTAGCTGGGAAATAACCTGTTCAGCCAGCGAGATTAACGTGGCCTTTAGCCGTAAGGGGGATTATCTGCCCGCGTGGCGCGAGATTAAGCTGTCTTTGCCTGAGGGAGAAAAGCGTCGATTGCTGGTGAACGGCGTGGAATGCGGGGTGTGGGAGCTGTAA
- the cdd gene encoding cytidine deaminase yields MRSRFDAAVVQLPSALQTALQPLLADDHFPAMFTAAEVEALKHQTGLGDEDLAFALLPLAAACARADLSHFNVGAVARGVSGNLYFGGNMEFLGATMQQTVHAEQSAITHAWMRGEKGLVDITVNYTPCGHCRQFMNELNSGTALRIHLPGRQPSTLGEYLPDAFGPRDLDIKTLLLDEENHGFALKGDALAQAAIAAANRSHAPYSQAPAGVALEMIDGKIFTGCYAENAAFNPSLPPLQAALNLLSLNGYDYPQIKRAVLAEKFDAPLLQWDATSATLKALGCEAIERINIAQ; encoded by the coding sequence ATGCGTTCACGTTTTGATGCCGCCGTTGTGCAACTTCCTTCCGCGCTGCAAACCGCTTTGCAACCCCTGCTTGCCGACGACCACTTCCCGGCTATGTTTACCGCGGCCGAAGTTGAAGCGCTAAAACATCAAACCGGGCTGGGTGATGAAGACCTGGCTTTCGCTCTGTTGCCTCTGGCCGCAGCCTGCGCCCGGGCAGACCTCTCCCATTTCAACGTAGGTGCCGTCGCGCGAGGCGTCAGCGGGAATCTCTATTTTGGCGGCAACATGGAATTTCTGGGTGCCACCATGCAGCAAACCGTGCATGCCGAACAAAGCGCCATTACCCACGCGTGGATGCGCGGCGAAAAAGGCCTGGTCGATATCACCGTCAACTACACGCCCTGCGGCCACTGCCGCCAGTTTATGAACGAGCTGAACAGCGGCACCGCATTGCGCATTCATCTGCCTGGTCGCCAGCCTTCAACCCTAGGTGAATATCTGCCAGATGCCTTTGGCCCACGCGATCTGGACATCAAAACGCTGCTGCTGGATGAAGAAAACCACGGTTTCGCACTAAAAGGTGATGCCCTGGCGCAGGCGGCAATTGCTGCCGCGAATCGCAGCCATGCGCCTTACAGCCAGGCCCCGGCGGGTGTTGCACTGGAAATGATCGACGGCAAGATCTTCACCGGCTGCTATGCGGAAAACGCCGCGTTCAACCCTTCCCTTCCGCCGCTGCAGGCCGCGCTAAACCTGCTATCTCTGAATGGCTACGACTACCCGCAAATTAAGCGCGCTGTGCTGGCAGAAAAATTCGATGCGCCGCTGCTGCAGTGGGATGCCACCTCCGCCACGCTGAAAGCGCTGGGCTGTGAAGCCATTGAGCGCATTAATATTGCTCAATAA